Below is a genomic region from Armatimonadota bacterium.
GCGGAACTGGGCTATCACAGCCTACTTGAACGGTACGAGGCGCTTGCCGCTGCGTGAACCGCCCGGTGCGGACCCGCATGCCGGGTGGTGTGGGAGGCGGGGTCGGCAACGACCCCGCCTACCCGATTGATTGTAGGTTTTCGCCCATAGATGGAGATCGGCCGATGAGTGCGAAGAGGAGCAGATCAACAACACGGAACACTGGCGGTGACCGCGTGTTCTTATACTGCGTAGTAAAGACGGAGCTGGGCTGGTGTGGGCTATGCAGCCGCGGAAGCGGTCTGTGGCGAACCAGTTCGTTCCAGTCCGAGCCGAACGCCGCCCTGCAAGCCCTCCACCTTCCCGCGGGCGCACGGGAAGACTGCGGGGATCCTCTTCTCAGACGAGCAGCCCAGTGGTTGGCGGGTTTTTCTTGCGGCCGACCGCCGGCAGACTCGGTTCCGCTGGACCTGGCAGACACGACTCAATTCTCACGATCGGTGCTCCAGGAGTGCGCGAAGATCCCCTTCGGTTCCATTGTTGCGTATCACGAACTGGCGGCCCTGGCGGGCAGCAGCAGGGCTGCGCGGGCAGTGGGGCAGGTCATGCGCCGCAACCCATTGGCGCCTTTCGTGCCTTGTCATCGCGTCGTCGGCGCGGACGGGATGCTTACAGGCTTTGGTGGGGGCCTGCCACTGAAAGCGCATCTATTGGAGTTGGAGGGCTGGGAGGTGCATCGGGGGCCGGGCGAGAAATGGCGTGTGTCCGTATCGCGGGAGTCTCACTCGATCAAGGCTCGGCGCTAGCATCAGTACCGACAAAGCGCGAGAGATCCTTGACAGCTACTCACCGTGAGCGGTCTAGCGAGGAGGCAAGAGAGCGCGATACAGTGCGCTTTTTCGCGCGGTTGACTTGCCGGAAGACCTTGCGTTACAATGGCCAAACAACTATCTGTACCCGCGAGACGCCTGGGGTGACAGGGCATCATTGCGCCTGCTTCCCGGGCCAGCGTACGCGGCTTGGGATCATGGCCCCATCCGGGGCCTCGTAGCCAACCATCTTGACGGCCGCACCGCTCCGGCAGGACGCGGCGCATTGCCCGCGTGGTTGGCCGCAGGTCTGTTCTATGTATTGGGGCGTTTGGTGCCGACAAGCCGGTTGGGGGTCGGTTGCGTAAGGGGTAGGCCGTTCTCACGAAGTACGGTCTCGGTTTGACCATGCAGCAGCAGCCGAGGAGGCCATTGATTGTGCGCACCTCCAAGTACCGAGTTCACCACGTGGCTCTTGCAGCAACACTCCCCTTGCTCGTCCTCGCGATGGGATTGTTCCCAACGGGCACCGCGTCCGCAGCGAGCATCGACGGGGTGTGGGTCTGGCCCCAGACCGCGAGCACTAACTCCTGCCGCTGGATTCGCATCCAGATCGGCGTGAGCACCTCGGAAGAGGTCTATTCCGTCTCATTGAGCGGCGTCAGCCCGGCCGACAGCTACGCCCCCAACTCGGGCATGCCCATCGGAACCGTGCTTCAGGGCGGTTTCAGCGGGCTTTCCGGGCGCACCAACACGGACACAACGGTCCTCTACGCGCCCAATCGAACTGTACGCTACTTCACCATAGGACCATTCGTCGGCTCCCTGAACGCCTTCGGCCAGCGTCCTGCGGACTGGCCTTACGTGATAGGCTACCTCGCCAGTCCGGGCACCAACACCACTCAGCCGGTGAACGCGACCACCCACACGGTGGGCTTCACAGTCCTGACCTACAACACATCGGACAACAGTATCTCCACCACTGTCCTGAACACGACGACGGGCTATCGTACTGTTCACGACAATGACGACTACCTGGACTGGAACCGCCCCGACGGTTCCGGCGGCAACATCGACCCCCTCCGCGTAGGTCCGGTCGAGGTGCTTTCCGACAGCGGCAGTGGCAGTTCCGCTTTTACCTTCCGGGTGCGCTACACCTCCGGTCTTTACTCGGGCATAAACATGGAGCCCCTGTGGAGGACCGACGAGACCTTCCCCAACGATGGTAGTGCAGGCTTCTGGGATCGGTCCCGGGGCTTCCCGCAGCAGCGGAGCGGGCCTGACAGCGTCCGCCAGTTCAACTGGCTGTATGGTCGGACAACGGATCCGTGGCTAGATCAGGTGGGTTACGCCCGCGCGGAGTTCGATCAGCGTGGCGCCGTAGAACCCCGGATCATGCTGGTCATCGACGGCAAACACTGGGCACCACACTACATGATCCCAGAGGAGCCCAGTGACACGAACTACACGGATGGTGCGTTGTACACTTATACCATCCGCCCCACGGACTTCATGAATTTCATCGACAACATCTTCCTGTTCCCCTTTGACCTTCCAGGCCAGGACTTGTGGGACAATTGGGCCGTGCGCATAGCCGGCACCCCTGCATCCAATAACTATGTGTCGATGACCGCCGGTCCGCACACCTATGAGTTCTGGGCGACCGACGACTTCGCACCCGTGCGCAACAGGGCGTGGGTTCAGGTGGGCTGGCCAGGCAACGACGCGCATGTTGAGTACATGGAACGAGCCGCACCCGAGCCCAGGCGCGTGGACGGCCTGCGCTCAGCGCTGAAGCGCGGCCGCATCAGCGTCTACAACGAGCAGCAGGGTGGCGCAGCCTACACCTTCGACGAGCTGCGGCGGTTCAATGACGTGTCCGTAGACCAGCCGGACCCGTACGGCTACACGCTCAAGTCCCACAACGCCTCCACCAATGCTGACCTGCCCTCGGACCTGGAGGCCCTGGGCAGCGCCAACGTTGCGACCTCTCTGCGTAAGTTCCCGAACGTAAACCCGGTCCTGACCGCTCACCCGTTCTTCGGGATAACCCACCGCGAGGGCGGCATTACAACGCCTTTGCCGGCAGCCACCACTGCCTGGGGGACACCCGATTTCACTTCGGTGGGCGTGAACAACCCGTCAGTGTCCGGGGGCTATATCGACAATGCGATCCCGAATAATGCCTACATTCCGGGCGCAAACATCGGCGCATTGCCGAACCCCTTCGAGGCCGAGACTGGTGCCGGCCCGGAGCCACCGAACGGGCCGTGGAAATACACGAACGACGACACGATCCTCCCGAACTTCGCGAATATCTGGAACGAGCTTGCTTCGACGCCGTTCCGCGGAGGCAAGTGGACCCGGGGAACCAACTACACCTTGCGGGTGAATTACTGGCACTCCGAGAACGTGGCGCCACGCTTCATGCGGGTGTATATCCGGCGCAATACCCCGGACCCCGCGAATCCCGGTGCGGCTCCGGGCCAGTGGTTCGCCTACACCATGGAGAACGCGGACAACGACGCCCGGTATGACAACGGCGCCGTGTTCCAGTACCAGGCCACCCCTGACCAGCTTCCCACGAACAGCTCCCGCAGTGGCGGCGGCGTGGGCGAGTACAACTACTATTTCGAGGCCAATGACGGGACCCGGACGGCTATCTTCCCGAATCGCCCGGACGCGTACCAGGGCATCAACGATCCGGGCGACATCGGCGTGCCGTCCGGCCCCGAGGGCCAGGATTACTACTGGTTCCGTGTGAACCAGAGACCGATCCTCAGCGAGAACTCGGTGACCCCCACCGTAGGCAACGCCGGAGACCCCTTCACATTCAGGGTCAAATACACCGACCCGGACGGCGAAGCGGGCAATCCTAACGCCAAAGGTGACCGGCCGTTCATTGCCCACCTGTACGTTGACCTGTACGGCGACCAGTACGGACAGCATTCTGTCACGGCGGCGCCGGCCAACGAGTTCACGCTGGAATACCAGAACGCAAAGGGGCACGTCTTCGCCACAAACGAACTGGCCGGCCTGTATGTGGTGTTCGAGGATGGCGCAGCTGTTCGCGAGATCTATCGGATCGCGGGGAACAACGGCAACACAATCAACCTGGTCTCCAACGCCTCCGATCCCGACCATCCGGGTTCTGTTCAGACCGACGGTGTCCAGGACGGAGATTTGTTCTATATCGCGCAGCGGACCGCGATGGACCGGGATACTTCGAGCGCCAATGCCGCCGACTATGATGGCGACTACACCAACGGCGAAGTATACGTGTTCAATACGGGCACGAACATGATCCTGGGGCCCGGGAACCACCGTTATTTCTTCCGCTTCGCCGACGACTGGGGCGAGTGGATCTACCCAGGCCAGACGGATGTGCATGTGGAGGGCGAATACGTGCGGTTCCCGAACGCTCGGGAGTTCTCGGGGCCGCAGGTCATTGAGAACCGGGCGCCGGAGCTGGTGGACTTCCGCTTCCTGCCCCAGGATGTGGGCGCGGCTCCGGACGGAAGCACTTCGACGCCGTTCATTTTCTACGTCACTTACGTCGATCGGGACAATGATCCGCCGGCGTTCATCCGGCTCGAGCTCGATGGCGGCACCACGCTCAACATGTTCCCGGAGGACGCAAGCGACAAGGTCTACACCGACGGTGCGGTCTACCGCACGGCCGCGATTCAACTTACCGAGGGCCAGCACTTCATGCGGGCGCAGGCATCGGATGCCGAACTGCGCTTCCCGCCGGCCACGGCCTACCCGCCCGGCGATCCGCTGCCCTTCATGGGCCCGGTTGCGACGGTCGCAGGCCCAGTCAGCTCCGCCACGGTCCTGCCCTATACGGTGGGTGGCAAGACCTTCCCAGACGGCCGATATGACAGTGGCGGGGTGACCATCCGCATGCTGTCCGGTGCCGCCGCAGGGAAGACCTATACCATCGCGTCCAATGCCGGGTCGAACCTGACCCTCACAGCCGGCGCAGACCTGATCGCGGACGCTGTTGCCGACGGTGACCAGTTCATCTTCGACGCCGCACCCGGACCGAAGGTGGCTGCGAACACGCCACCGCAGCTCATTTTCCCGGCGGACGATGCCGACTACAACCCGGATCCCAACGCCCTGGAGCTGCCGGGCCTGGAGCCTGACTCTGGTGTGCCGGAAGACCTCGGCACCGTACCGCCGACGCAGGCAACCACCTTCACCTATCGGGTCATCTATATCGACAACGACCAGTTCGCGGGCGTCCGCGGCAACCCGCCTGCCTACGTTCAAGTCTACATCGACAGCGTCGCGTATACCATGAGTCCGGTCGACCCAACCGATACCGACTACACCACGAACGGTCGCGGCGCTGAGTACATTCTTACGGTGCCGGACCGCGGTGCTTCGCCGCCCATCCCTCCGCTGATCGAGGGT
It encodes:
- a CDS encoding MGMT family protein, translated to MAGFSCGRPPADSVPLDLADTTQFSRSVLQECAKIPFGSIVAYHELAALAGSSRAARAVGQVMRRNPLAPFVPCHRVVGADGMLTGFGGGLPLKAHLLELEGWEVHRGPGEKWRVSVSRESHSIKARR